The proteins below come from a single Anaerobaca lacustris genomic window:
- a CDS encoding inositol monophosphatase family protein: MCLEQQALSQILETAVVAARLAGQRAMEEINYVKATLKNETELVTEADRRCQQIIVDRIKESFPDHGFIGEEGEPGAIFKRAPRGEPSIWWVIDPIDGTNNFAHGIPIFTVSIGVFHQGRPIVGVVFDPATDSMYAAVQGGEAQLNGRRIEAGEDDMAPTSSVGLDSHFGDPLPLWVGQIIHTSRFRNFGTTALQLAYVAAGGLVGTVVCTPKLWDVAAGVLIAEAAGAIVTDWKGQSLFPIDLDGYEGRPMDVLAANRKVHPKLVAWIGA, translated from the coding sequence ATGTGCTTGGAACAGCAGGCGTTGAGCCAGATACTCGAGACCGCCGTCGTCGCCGCTCGCCTTGCCGGGCAGCGGGCGATGGAAGAGATCAATTATGTCAAGGCCACACTGAAGAATGAGACGGAACTGGTCACCGAAGCCGACCGCCGTTGCCAGCAGATCATCGTCGATCGCATCAAGGAGAGCTTTCCCGACCATGGTTTCATCGGCGAAGAAGGCGAACCGGGCGCGATCTTCAAACGCGCCCCGCGCGGCGAGCCGTCGATCTGGTGGGTGATCGATCCGATCGACGGCACCAACAACTTCGCCCATGGGATCCCGATCTTCACAGTCAGCATCGGCGTCTTCCACCAGGGCCGCCCCATCGTCGGCGTCGTGTTCGACCCGGCAACTGACTCGATGTACGCCGCAGTGCAAGGCGGGGAGGCCCAGCTCAACGGCCGACGCATCGAGGCCGGCGAAGACGATATGGCGCCGACGAGCAGCGTCGGTCTCGACAGCCACTTCGGCGATCCGCTTCCGCTCTGGGTGGGGCAGATCATCCACACGTCGCGCTTTCGCAACTTCGGAACGACGGCCCTGCAACTGGCCTATGTCGCCGCCGGAGGGCTGGTGGGCACGGTCGTCTGTACGCCGAAGCTGTGGGACGTGGCGGCCGGCGTCCTGATCGCCGAAGCCGCCGGTGCGATCGTTACCGATTGGAAGGGGCAATCGCTGTTCCCGATCGATCTGGACGGTTACGAGGGCCGGCCGATGGACGTGCTGGCCGCCAACCGGAAGGTGCATCCAAAACTCGTCGCGTGGATCGGGGCGTAA
- a CDS encoding DUF2752 domain-containing protein, with amino-acid sequence MALAVSLSIFAFFAGLWALQRVGFDFGTLFNPCGFKQRTGWPCPACGMTTAVLAFARGRLLDAFYIQPSAAFLCSVLALTAFLTLLTATFGVYFNAFDRLLHEMKVVYWIAVLLVILAAGWAVTLARAFVAQNSG; translated from the coding sequence GTGGCGCTGGCGGTTTCCTTGTCGATCTTCGCATTCTTCGCCGGACTGTGGGCGCTTCAAAGGGTGGGCTTCGATTTCGGAACGCTCTTCAATCCGTGCGGCTTCAAACAGCGAACGGGCTGGCCCTGTCCGGCTTGCGGCATGACCACCGCCGTTCTTGCCTTCGCGCGCGGCCGATTGTTGGATGCATTTTACATTCAGCCGTCCGCCGCCTTTCTGTGCAGTGTCCTGGCGCTGACGGCATTTTTGACTTTGCTGACGGCGACCTTTGGGGTATATTTCAACGCCTTCGACCGTCTCTTGCACGAGATGAAGGTGGTTTACTGGATTGCCGTTTTGCTTGTGATTCTGGCTGCCGGCTGGGCGGTAACGCTGGCCCGGGCCTTCGTGGCGCAGAATTCTGGTTAG
- the serA gene encoding phosphoglycerate dehydrogenase, whose translation MWKVLITDKLAQEGIDIINAAEGFEAVVKTGISEDELASIIGEYDGLIIRSGSKVTAKVLANPGKLKGVARAGVGVDNIDVKEATRKGILVMNTPGGNTLSAAEHTMALMLAMSRNVVPACNSLKAGAWDRKKYTGNQLNHKVLGLIGLGRIGMAVAQMARGFNMKVLGYDPLAAPKDAEQQGVEVTDDIERIFKESDFISLHVPRNEQTLNMIGTKQFEMMKPTVRLVNCARGGIINEEALYDALASKRIAAAALDVFSSEPPENIRFAELDNCLVTPHLGASTEEAQVEVAVEAAEILLDAIKGGPIKNALNAPSTGGAMPPMVSRYAELARRVGALLSTIAPGNIKGIEVQYRGAIAAMDVEPVTLGFLMGLLQQHFEMPLNMVNTPVLAKERGISIDETKNAEAKDVASSFSAKVVTTKGTRAVTGSVFGERLLRIIEIDGFNIEMTPQGAVLVIFNDDKPGVIGAVGTVCGKHGINIGTMGVGQKLEEHKAILAVSLDKEPDAEAVAELGKLDFVNEIYVCTL comes from the coding sequence ATGTGGAAAGTGCTGATCACGGACAAACTGGCCCAGGAGGGGATCGACATCATCAACGCTGCGGAAGGTTTCGAGGCCGTGGTCAAGACCGGCATCAGCGAGGACGAGCTGGCCTCGATCATCGGTGAATACGATGGGCTGATCATTCGCAGCGGGAGCAAAGTCACCGCCAAGGTCCTGGCCAATCCGGGCAAGCTCAAAGGGGTTGCACGGGCCGGCGTGGGCGTCGACAACATCGACGTCAAGGAGGCGACGCGCAAGGGCATCCTCGTGATGAACACGCCGGGGGGCAACACGCTCAGTGCCGCCGAGCACACGATGGCCTTGATGCTGGCGATGAGCCGGAACGTCGTGCCGGCCTGCAACAGCCTCAAAGCGGGGGCCTGGGACCGCAAGAAGTACACTGGCAACCAGCTCAACCACAAGGTCCTGGGCTTGATTGGTCTGGGACGCATCGGCATGGCCGTGGCCCAGATGGCCCGTGGATTCAACATGAAGGTGCTTGGATACGACCCGCTGGCGGCGCCGAAAGACGCCGAACAGCAGGGGGTCGAGGTGACCGACGATATCGAGCGGATTTTCAAGGAATCCGACTTTATCAGCCTGCACGTGCCGAGAAACGAGCAGACGCTGAATATGATCGGGACCAAACAGTTCGAAATGATGAAACCGACGGTGCGTCTGGTCAACTGCGCCCGCGGCGGCATCATCAACGAAGAGGCTCTCTACGATGCCTTGGCGTCCAAGCGGATCGCCGCGGCGGCTCTCGACGTGTTTTCGAGCGAGCCTCCGGAGAACATCCGATTCGCCGAGCTGGACAACTGTCTGGTGACCCCACACTTGGGCGCCAGTACGGAGGAAGCGCAGGTGGAAGTGGCGGTTGAGGCCGCCGAAATTCTGCTCGATGCCATCAAGGGCGGGCCGATCAAAAACGCGCTCAACGCGCCTTCGACGGGCGGAGCGATGCCGCCGATGGTGAGCCGCTACGCCGAGCTGGCACGCCGCGTCGGGGCGCTGCTCAGCACGATCGCGCCGGGCAACATCAAGGGTATCGAAGTCCAGTATCGTGGCGCCATCGCGGCGATGGACGTCGAACCGGTGACGCTCGGCTTCCTGATGGGGTTGCTGCAGCAGCATTTCGAGATGCCGTTGAACATGGTCAACACGCCCGTGCTGGCGAAGGAACGCGGCATCAGCATCGACGAGACCAAGAACGCCGAAGCCAAAGACGTGGCATCGAGCTTCAGTGCGAAGGTTGTCACAACAAAAGGTACTCGTGCTGTGACGGGCTCTGTTTTTGGCGAGCGACTGCTGCGCATCATCGAGATCGACGGCTTCAATATCGAGATGACGCCGCAGGGGGCGGTGCTGGTTATCTTCAACGACGACAAACCGGGTGTCATCGGCGCGGTCGGCACCGTGTGCGGCAAGCATGGCATCAACATCGGGACGATGGGCGTCGGCCAGAAGCTGGAAGAGCACAAGGCCATCCTGGCGGTCAGTCTCGACAAGGAGCCGGACGCCGAGGCTGTTGCGGAATTGGGCAAACTCGACTTCGTCAATGAGATCTACGTCTGCACGCTCTAA